AATATTTCATCTAAACTGTTGACGAAAATGAAAAAACTTTTAATATTATTCATTCTACTTTTTACAATTTATACAGATGCTCAATCAATTTTAATCAATGAAGTATTGTCTTCAAACAAAGTTACGATATTGGACGAAGATGGTGAGCCCTCGGACTGGATTGAAATTTATAACAACATTGAAAATGAAATAAATCTACAAAATTATTTCTTAAGTGATGATTCATTAAATCTAAAAAAATGGCAGTTTGAAAATCGAGTATTAGCACCACAAGAATATCTTTTAATTTTTGCTTCAGATAAAGATACTGTTATGAATTATCATCATACTAACTTTAAAATTAGTGCAAACGGTGAAAAAATAATTCTAAGTGATTCAAACCAAATTATTGATCAAGTTAATGTTCCGAAATTAACAAACGATATTTCTTACGGAAGAATTTTTAATGATTTTAGCAATTGGGAAATTCAAAATCCCACACCGGGATTTGAAAATAGCGATGAAGAAATTACTCAATTTGCTGATAGTGTAGTAACATCAATGCCGAGCGGTGTTTATTCATCTGCAATTTCTGTTGAATTATCTGCTGAAGAAAGTGAAATATATTATACTCTTGATGGAAGTGATCCCGATACGAGTTCAACAAAATATACAGCACCAATTGATATTGTAAAAAATACAATTGTGAAAACTATAAGTTATAAGGAAAATCTTAAGCCTTCTCATGTTAGTCATAATAGCTATTTTATTGATGTTGATACAGATTTGCCTATTATTTCTTTAATAACCGATCCAGTTAATTTATTTAGTGACAGCCTTGGAATTTATGCCAATGGTCCAGGTTGGACTCCAAACCCACCACATCATGGTGCAAATTTTTGGATGGATTGGGAACGTCCCGCGCATGTTCAATTTTTTGAAGATGATAAAAATTTAGGATTTTCAGAAAATTGTGGAATTGAAATTTACGGTGCTTATACAAGATCATTCGCACAAAAATCTTTTTCAGTAAAATTTAAAGAGCCATATAATTCATCAGCGCTTGAGTATGAATTATTTCCGGGTTTTGACATTAAAACTTTCAAATCTTTTATTTTGAGAAATTCCGGAAATGATTTTCAGTTTACACATTTTAGAGATGCAATGATGCAATCGCTGATAAAAGATCTGGATATTGATTATTTGGAGTATCGTCCCGCAGCTACTTACATTAACGGTGAGTATTGGGGAATTTACAATATTCGCGAAAAAATAAGTGAACATTATATTGCAAATCGACATGGTGTAAAAGCGGACAGCATTGATATGCTTGAAGGAAATATGGAAGTTATTCATGGCGATTCTTTACACTATGAAGAGCTTATAAATTTTATTAGCAATAATGTTTTGACAACAGATGAAGCTTACAAATATATAGATAAAAAGATTGATATAGATAATTGCTTACTTTATTTTGCTGCTGAGGTTTATTATAACAGTCAAGATTGGCCAGCAAATAATATTAAATATTGGCGTGAACGAAAAGAAAATGGTAAGTGGAAATGGATATTATTCGATTTGGATTTTGGATTCAATCTTTATGAAACTTCGGGACAATCGGAAAATCATTTAACATATTTATTATCTGGAATTGAAACGCGTCCGGGCTCTAATCCACCTTGGTCAACTTTGCTTCCAAGAAAAATTTTAGAAAATCCAAAAATCAAAAATAAATTTATTAATCTAATTTCTGATTTGTTGAACTCAAACTTTAAAAGTGATCGGGTAGTGAGTTTAATAAATCAAATGAAAAACCGTTTATCTGTTGAGGGTCCAAAACACAGAAAAAGATGGGGAATTAGCGATTTTACATTTAATGATCATGTTCAAAGAATGACTAAATTTGCACAAGAACGACCAAATTATTTACGGGGATTTGTAAGAAATTTTTTCAACACTGGTGAAGATGGACAAATTACAATTAATTCTTCAAAAGGCGGAAGAATAAAAATAAATTCTCTAAACCTTGATTCTAATAATTATCCATGGATTGGAAAATATTTTTTCAATGTTCCAATTGAAGTTATTGCTATTCCAGATAATGGATATAAATTTGACGGATGGAGCGAAGACTATTTTTCAACAGAAACAAAAATATCTTTAAATGTTGCACGTTCAACATTTTTAACCGCCAATTTTTCTGTGGATAGTTCTACAGCAAATGAAATTGTAATAAACGAAATAAACTATAATTCTTTGGATGAATTTGATTCCGGTGACTGGATTGAATTGTATAACAGAAAAGATTCTGAAATAGATTTAAGTAATTGGTATTTCTCCGATAGCGATACATCACACAAATTTATTTTTCCATCAGAGACTAAAATTGCACCAAAGAGTTTTATGGTATTGGTTGAAAACGACAGTTTATTTACCAGTAAATTTCCCGAAGTTGAAAATTATTTGGGTGAATTAGGATTTGGCTTTAACGGTTCCGGAGAATTCATGAAATTGGTAGATGCTGATGAAAAGGTTGTTGATTCATTAACTTATGACGATAATTTACCTTGGCCAATTGAAGCTGACGGAAAAGGAAATACATTAGAATTAGTTGATGCAGACACAGATAATTCAATTGGTGTAAGTTGGAAAGCTTCAACAAATAATGGAACGCCGGGAAAAGTTAATTCAGTTTTAGTTTCAATTGAAGAGGAAAAGTCAGCCAATTTAAAAAATGAATTTTCATTATTGCAAAATTATCCTAATCCATTTAATCCAATAACAATAATAGAATACTCAATTCCATTCAGTGATATTAGAGAAATATCAAATGTGAGTTTAGTTATATATGATATTTTGGGTAAAGTAGTTAAAGTTTTAGTCAGCGAAAAACAAAACTCTGGTAATTACAAAGTCGAGTTTAATGCTGAAAATCTTTCATCTGGAATTTATTTCTACACATTAAAAGCCGGGAATTTTATTCATTCAAAAAAAATGATTTTATTAAAGTAAAAATAGAGAAAAATGAAAACATCAAAACTTAAAAGTATTATTCTGTTATTTGTTATTTGTCAAACGAATTTAATATTTCCCCAAGTAAAATTACCAAAGTTGATTAGTGATGGTATGATATTACAACGTGATGTTGAAGTTAAAGTTTGGGGCTGGGCTTCAGCAAATGAAAATATTGAAATTAATTTTCTCGATAAAAATTTCAAAACAGTTGCAGATGAAAATGGAAATTGGGAAATAGTAATTCCTAAGCAGCAAGCCGGTGGACCATATGAATTAAAAATTTCTGCAAAAAATTCTATTTTGGTTAAAGATATTTTATTTGGTGATGTTTGGGTTTGTTCGGGTCAATCAAATATGGAATTTCCAATGAAGCGCGTGAGTTGGAATTATCCCGGCGAAATTGAAAACTCTGAAAATAATTTTATTCGAGAATTTGCAGTTCCTCAAAAATATAATTTTAAAGTTGCAGAAAAAGATTTTTCACATGGAAGTTGGAAAAGTGCTAATCTGGAAAATATTCCAAACTTTTCAGCAGTTGCATATTTTTTTGCAAAGAAAATTTATGAGAAATATAAAATTCCAGTTGGGATAATAAATGCAAGTCTTGGCGGTTCCCGTATTGAATCTTGGATGAGTGAAGATGCTTTGCAAAAATTTCCACATCATCTAAATGAAGCTTTGATGTTTAGAGATGATAATCTAATTAAAAAAATTGAAGATTCTGATATTGCCCGATCCAATGCTTGGTATAATTTATTACGACAAAAAGATGAAGGTTATAAAGATCAAAAAAATATTTGGTACAAAACGAACTTAGAAATTAGTGACTGGAAAAAAATGAATGTTCCAGGTTATTGGGCTGATACTGAAATAGGTAAAGTAAATGGAGTTGTTTGGTTTAAAAAGAATGTAAATATTCCATTGGAGTTAGTAGGTAAATATGCAAAATTAATTTTGGGAAGAATTGTTGATGCTGATTCGGTTTTTGTAAACGGAAAATATGTTGGATCAGTTGGTTATCAATATCCGCCAAGAAGGTATGAGATTCCGAAAGATATATTAAATGCTGGTGAAAATGAAATTACAATTCGCGTTATAAGCAATGCTGGTATGGGTGGCTTTGTGCTTGATAAAGATTATGAAATTGAGTTTGATAATACTTCAATTAGTTTGGAAGGGGAGTGGAATTATAAACTTGGTGCAATAATGCCGGAATTGGGAAGTCAAACTTTCATTAGATGGAAACCGATGGGTTTGTATAACAGTATGATTTCACCCTTGCATAATTATAAAATTAAAGGATTTGCTTGGTATCAAGGTGAATCAAATACTTGGAATCCTTCTGAATATTCTAATCTTTTATCAACAATGATTTCTGATTGGCGCACAAAATGGAGTAATAATAATTTGCCATTTATCGTTATCCAACTCCCTAATTTTATGGAAGAAAAAAATGAACCATCTGAAAGCAGTTGGGCAGCTTTTAGAGAAGTTCAACTTGATGCATTAAAAATACCAAATACTGGTTTAGTTGTTACAATTGATTTAGGTGAATGGAATGATATTCATCCATTAAATAAAAAAGATGTTGGTGAAAGATTGTTTCAATCTGCGGAAAAAATTGCATATAAAAATAATTCTGTAATAAATTCGGGACCAATTTATAAATCTATGAAAATTGAAGGGAACAAAATCATTCTAACCTTTGACAATATTGGCGATAGGTTGATTTCGAAAAACCATGAAGAACTTAAGGAATTTGCAATTTGCGGAAATGATAAGAAATTTATTTGGGCACATGCAAAAATTGAAAATGATAAAGTTATTGTTTGGAACGATAACATTAAAAATCCAGTAGCTGTTAGATATGCTTGGGCAGATAACCCAAGTAAAGCAAATTTATATAATAGTGCTGGTCTACCAGCATCACCTTTTAGAACAGATAAATACTAAATTATTAGAGATAAAAATATGTCCATCAATAATAATATGATAAAAAAATACTTCCCAATATTTTTATTATTTTCATTAACGATTTCGTTTGCACAATCTGTTTCTGTTAATGGAAGAATAACTGCCTCAAGAGTTCCAGTAACAGAAGTATTAGTAACTTTCATTGATAATTCAGATACAACCAAGCAATATTCTACTTTAACAAATTCGCAAGGTTATTATTCAACCAGTATAATAACGACAATAGAATCATTCGAAAAAAATATTCCCACAAGTTTTAGGCTTGGACAAAGTTATCCGAATCCGTTTTCTTCAACAACCGCAATACCTTATACATTGGATAAAGAATCAAATATAAATGTTAATATTTATGATATTTTGGGAAGAGTTATAAGAGAATTTGAAATTGGAATGGAATCTGTTGGAAGTCATAATTTATTGTGGGATGGAAAAAATAATTCCGGGAAATTAGTATCAAACGGAATTTATTTTTACCAGTTTTCAGTAAATGGGAATTCTCAAATTAGAAAAATGATTTTCAATAAAAATGGAAGTAGTTCATTTTCAATTCCAAATATATTTACTTTTTCTGAAAATCAATTCTTGCAAAAAATTAAAAAAACTAAAATTACAGATACAACATCATTCACAATTCTCTTGAAAAATACAAATAATACAACGCCATTAATTGTTGAAAACAAATTAGAAAATATTGTGATAAGGAAAGATACTTCAATAAATTTTTCTGTTACATCAAAACCGGTGGCAACATTTAATTTGGATAGCTCACATCAAATTATTAGAGGATTTGGCGCATCAAATATTTTACTTTGGCGTCCGGATATGACAAATGCAGAAATTGAAACAGCATTCGGAACCGGTGATGGTCAACTTGGATTTAATATTCTTAGACTAATGGTTGAAGCAGATAGCAATCGTTGGGGATTGTATTTATCTACTGCTAAAAAAGCTCAAGAAATGGGTGCTTTAATAATTGCTTCACCTTGGCACGCACCTAGTAATATGACTGAAACAGTAAATAGTATAAGTAGAGTTAAACATGATATGTATGCTGGTTATGCAACTCATCTAAATAATTATATAAAATTTATGACTTCAAACGGGATTGATCTTTATGGAATATCAGTTCAAAATGAACCCGATATTACGGATCAGTGGACAAGTTGGACATCTGATGAGATTTTTGATTTCATGAAAAATTATGCTGATAAAATAATTGGAACCCGAGTTATGACTCCGGAATCTTTTCAATTTAAACAATCATATTTAAATCCAATTTTAAATGATTCTGCAGCTTGCGCAAATACTGATATAGTTTGCGGACATATTTACGGCGGCGGAATTGCTAAATATCCTTTGGCATTTGAAAAAAGCAAAGAAGTTTGGATGACTGAATATTTAATAAATAGTCCCGGAAGTGGTGCTAATATGGATACATCTTTAATCGGAGCAATGGCAACTGCTAAAAGCATAAATGACTGTATGCTTGTAAATATGAACACATATATTTGGTGGTATTTGGTTAGGTATTACGGACCGATTTGCGATGGAACATATTTGCGAAAAGGTGAAGTAACTAAAAAAGGTTATGTGATGTCGCAGTTTGCAAAATATATTCGTCCGGGATTTGTTAGAGTTGAAAGTAGTATAAGTCCAATTAATAGTACAATTTTAGTTAGTGCGTATAAATATCCGGAAAGTGATAAAATTGTAATAGTTGCAATAAATAATTCAACTGCTACTATCGAGCAATATTTTAGAATTCGTGGAATTGGAAAAATTTCATCGCTTATTCCAATTACAACATCAGGATCAAAAAATTGTGGAAGCGGTACAGAGCTTTCGATTACTGATGGAAATTTCAAATATAATATGGAACCACAGAGTATAACAACATTTATTACAAATTAGAAATTTTATATGACTTATTATTTTATAGCAGAATATTATCAGGTGAAAATACTATTGCAAATATAATTGTAATTAATAGAAACAATAAGTTAACATAAGAAAATTTTAGGAGATATGAATGAAAAAATTAAATAAAATAATTTTCATTCTCTTAATTATAATAAATATAAATTTTGCAAAAAGTGAAGATATTATTTCAAAGAATAAATTATCAAATTCGTTTGCAATAGTTGAAAATAAAATTACTTCACAAATAATTATTAGTTCTTCAGATTTTCAAGGAGTTCATAAAGTTGCGAGATGGCTTCAGAGAGATATCGAAAAAGTATCAAACATAAAACCGGAAATAAAAATTGATAACAACAGTAAAGTTAAAAATGCAATAATAATTGGAACTATCAATCAAAGTAAAATTATTGATCAGTTAATTTCAGCAAGAAAAATAGACGAAAATGAATTATTAAATAAGTGGGAAAAATTTGTAATTCAAATCGTTGAAAATCCCTTGCCAAATATTGAAAGAGCATTGATAATAGTCGGTAGCGATAAGCGGGGAACAATTTATGGAATGCTTGAACTGTCTAAAATTATTGGTGTTTCACCTTGGTATTGGGGGGCTGATGTTCAAATAAAAAAGAAAAAAAATATTTATTTCAATAAATTATTTTACACAAATGGAGAACCAAAAGTAAAATACAGAGGAATATTTATCAACGATGAAGCGCCGGCACTTTCCGGTTGGGCAAATGAAAAATTCGGTACAGATAAATTTAATCACAAATTTTATGAAAATGTTTTTGAATTAATTTTACGATTAAAAGGAAATTTTCTTTGGCCGGCAATGTGGGGAAGAGCGTTCTACGATGACGATAGTTTGAACGGAAAAATTGCAGACGAATTAGGAATTGTGATCGGAACTTCACATCATGAACCAATGATGCGCGCTCACGATGAATGGCGAAGATATGGAAGTGGTAAATGGAATTATGCAACGAATGAAAATGAGTTGAAAAAGTTTTGGCGTGATGGAATTAAGAAAACAAAATATTATGATAAAATTATAACTCTTGCTATGCGTGGGGATGGCGATGAAGCAATGAGTGAAGATGCTAATGTAAGTTTACTTGAAAAAATTGTACATGATCAAAGAGAAATTATTTTTGATGAAATGCAAAAACCGTTGGAAGAAATTCCGCAAGTATGGGCATTGTATAAAGAAGTTCAAGAATATTATGATAAAGGAATGAAAGTCCCAGATGATGTTACAATTTTACTTTGCGATGATAATTGGGGGAACTTAAGAAAACTCCCAAAACTTAATGAGCCAAAAAGAAAAGGCGGATTCGGAATTTATTATCATTACGATTACGTTGGTGGCCCGCGTAATTACAAATGGTTAAATACAAACCAAATAGAGCGTGTTTATGAGCAGATGAATTTAGCTTTTAATTACGGTGCTGATAAAATATGGGTTGTAAATGTTGGAGATATAAAACCAATGGAATTTCCCATTTCATTCTTTCTAGATTATGCATGGGGTCCCACAAAAATAAATTCTGAAAATCTTAATGAATATTATGTTACTTGGTCGAAAGAGCAATTTGGTGAAAAATTTCAAAATGATATTGCTGATATTTTAAAATTATATACCAAATATAATTCTCGAAGAAAACCGGAATTATTATCACCTGAAACATATAATCTCACAAACTACCGTGAATTTGAAACTATTGTGAATGAATACAATAGTTTACTAATCAATACACAAAATATTTACGATCAAATTCAAAAAGAAAATAAAGATGCATTTTACCAATTAGTTTTACATCCGGTGGAAGCATGTGCAAACTTAAATGAACTTTATTATATCGCCGCAAAAAATAAACTCTATGCAAAGCAAGGAAGAATTTTAACAAATGAATTAGCAAAAAAAGTAAAGGAATTATTTGAGAAGGATAAATCGATAACAAATTATTACAACAATATTTTAGCTGATGGAAAATGGAATCATATGATGGATCAAACCCATATTGGGTATACAAATTGGCAGCAACCGGATTCCAACAAAATGCCGAATATAGTTGAAATTAGTAATTCTGAAAATGCAGAAGTCGGAATATACATTGAAGGAAACGAGAATAGTTCAGAAACTTTAACTTTCCCTAAATATAATAATCTAAATCAACAAATTTATTATTTGGAGATTTATAATAAGGGGAAGAAATCTTTTGATTTCAATATTCTGAAAAGTGCTGAATGGATTAACCTAACTAAATTATCCGGAAGCATAAAAGATGAAGTAAGAATTTTCGTTGAAATTGATTGGAAAAATATTCCAAATGGAATATATAGAGAATTTATAATTGTACAATCTTTAGATAAAGAAATTAGAATAAATTTAGAAATTCAAAACAATAAGTTATATGAAAATATATCAAATAGATTTATTGAGAATAATGGAGTTATTTCAATACATGCAGAGAATTTTAACAAGAAAATAGAAAATGATAAAATTGATTTTGAGATTATCCCAAATCTTGGAAGAACTGCTTCAAGTGTAATATCGGTGCCGGTATCAGAAGCAGTAGAAGAAATTAATAACGCTTCACCACATTTAGAATATGATATATTTTCATTTTCAAAGGACAGTGCAAAAGTTAAATTATATTTTTCACCGACACTAAATTTTGCGAATAATACAAATGGAATTAGATATGCAATTTCTGTGGATGATGAAATTCCCCAATTCAAAAAT
The nucleotide sequence above comes from Ignavibacteriota bacterium. Encoded proteins:
- a CDS encoding CotH kinase family protein, which encodes MKKLLILFILLFTIYTDAQSILINEVLSSNKVTILDEDGEPSDWIEIYNNIENEINLQNYFLSDDSLNLKKWQFENRVLAPQEYLLIFASDKDTVMNYHHTNFKISANGEKIILSDSNQIIDQVNVPKLTNDISYGRIFNDFSNWEIQNPTPGFENSDEEITQFADSVVTSMPSGVYSSAISVELSAEESEIYYTLDGSDPDTSSTKYTAPIDIVKNTIVKTISYKENLKPSHVSHNSYFIDVDTDLPIISLITDPVNLFSDSLGIYANGPGWTPNPPHHGANFWMDWERPAHVQFFEDDKNLGFSENCGIEIYGAYTRSFAQKSFSVKFKEPYNSSALEYELFPGFDIKTFKSFILRNSGNDFQFTHFRDAMMQSLIKDLDIDYLEYRPAATYINGEYWGIYNIREKISEHYIANRHGVKADSIDMLEGNMEVIHGDSLHYEELINFISNNVLTTDEAYKYIDKKIDIDNCLLYFAAEVYYNSQDWPANNIKYWRERKENGKWKWILFDLDFGFNLYETSGQSENHLTYLLSGIETRPGSNPPWSTLLPRKILENPKIKNKFINLISDLLNSNFKSDRVVSLINQMKNRLSVEGPKHRKRWGISDFTFNDHVQRMTKFAQERPNYLRGFVRNFFNTGEDGQITINSSKGGRIKINSLNLDSNNYPWIGKYFFNVPIEVIAIPDNGYKFDGWSEDYFSTETKISLNVARSTFLTANFSVDSSTANEIVINEINYNSLDEFDSGDWIELYNRKDSEIDLSNWYFSDSDTSHKFIFPSETKIAPKSFMVLVENDSLFTSKFPEVENYLGELGFGFNGSGEFMKLVDADEKVVDSLTYDDNLPWPIEADGKGNTLELVDADTDNSIGVSWKASTNNGTPGKVNSVLVSIEEEKSANLKNEFSLLQNYPNPFNPITIIEYSIPFSDIREISNVSLVIYDILGKVVKVLVSEKQNSGNYKVEFNAENLSSGIYFYTLKAGNFIHSKKMILLK
- a CDS encoding T9SS type A sorting domain-containing protein, coding for MSINNNMIKKYFPIFLLFSLTISFAQSVSVNGRITASRVPVTEVLVTFIDNSDTTKQYSTLTNSQGYYSTSIITTIESFEKNIPTSFRLGQSYPNPFSSTTAIPYTLDKESNINVNIYDILGRVIREFEIGMESVGSHNLLWDGKNNSGKLVSNGIYFYQFSVNGNSQIRKMIFNKNGSSSFSIPNIFTFSENQFLQKIKKTKITDTTSFTILLKNTNNTTPLIVENKLENIVIRKDTSINFSVTSKPVATFNLDSSHQIIRGFGASNILLWRPDMTNAEIETAFGTGDGQLGFNILRLMVEADSNRWGLYLSTAKKAQEMGALIIASPWHAPSNMTETVNSISRVKHDMYAGYATHLNNYIKFMTSNGIDLYGISVQNEPDITDQWTSWTSDEIFDFMKNYADKIIGTRVMTPESFQFKQSYLNPILNDSAACANTDIVCGHIYGGGIAKYPLAFEKSKEVWMTEYLINSPGSGANMDTSLIGAMATAKSINDCMLVNMNTYIWWYLVRYYGPICDGTYLRKGEVTKKGYVMSQFAKYIRPGFVRVESSISPINSTILVSAYKYPESDKIVIVAINNSTATIEQYFRIRGIGKISSLIPITTSGSKNCGSGTELSITDGNFKYNMEPQSITTFITN
- a CDS encoding sialate O-acetylesterase — its product is MKTSKLKSIILLFVICQTNLIFPQVKLPKLISDGMILQRDVEVKVWGWASANENIEINFLDKNFKTVADENGNWEIVIPKQQAGGPYELKISAKNSILVKDILFGDVWVCSGQSNMEFPMKRVSWNYPGEIENSENNFIREFAVPQKYNFKVAEKDFSHGSWKSANLENIPNFSAVAYFFAKKIYEKYKIPVGIINASLGGSRIESWMSEDALQKFPHHLNEALMFRDDNLIKKIEDSDIARSNAWYNLLRQKDEGYKDQKNIWYKTNLEISDWKKMNVPGYWADTEIGKVNGVVWFKKNVNIPLELVGKYAKLILGRIVDADSVFVNGKYVGSVGYQYPPRRYEIPKDILNAGENEITIRVISNAGMGGFVLDKDYEIEFDNTSISLEGEWNYKLGAIMPELGSQTFIRWKPMGLYNSMISPLHNYKIKGFAWYQGESNTWNPSEYSNLLSTMISDWRTKWSNNNLPFIVIQLPNFMEEKNEPSESSWAAFREVQLDALKIPNTGLVVTIDLGEWNDIHPLNKKDVGERLFQSAEKIAYKNNSVINSGPIYKSMKIEGNKIILTFDNIGDRLISKNHEELKEFAICGNDKKFIWAHAKIENDKVIVWNDNIKNPVAVRYAWADNPSKANLYNSAGLPASPFRTDKY
- a CDS encoding glycosyl hydrolase 115 family protein, translated to MKKLNKIIFILLIIININFAKSEDIISKNKLSNSFAIVENKITSQIIISSSDFQGVHKVARWLQRDIEKVSNIKPEIKIDNNSKVKNAIIIGTINQSKIIDQLISARKIDENELLNKWEKFVIQIVENPLPNIERALIIVGSDKRGTIYGMLELSKIIGVSPWYWGADVQIKKKKNIYFNKLFYTNGEPKVKYRGIFINDEAPALSGWANEKFGTDKFNHKFYENVFELILRLKGNFLWPAMWGRAFYDDDSLNGKIADELGIVIGTSHHEPMMRAHDEWRRYGSGKWNYATNENELKKFWRDGIKKTKYYDKIITLAMRGDGDEAMSEDANVSLLEKIVHDQREIIFDEMQKPLEEIPQVWALYKEVQEYYDKGMKVPDDVTILLCDDNWGNLRKLPKLNEPKRKGGFGIYYHYDYVGGPRNYKWLNTNQIERVYEQMNLAFNYGADKIWVVNVGDIKPMEFPISFFLDYAWGPTKINSENLNEYYVTWSKEQFGEKFQNDIADILKLYTKYNSRRKPELLSPETYNLTNYREFETIVNEYNSLLINTQNIYDQIQKENKDAFYQLVLHPVEACANLNELYYIAAKNKLYAKQGRILTNELAKKVKELFEKDKSITNYYNNILADGKWNHMMDQTHIGYTNWQQPDSNKMPNIVEISNSENAEVGIYIEGNENSSETLTFPKYNNLNQQIYYLEIYNKGKKSFDFNILKSAEWINLTKLSGSIKDEVRIFVEIDWKNIPNGIYREFIIVQSLDKEIRINLEIQNNKLYENISNRFIENNGVISIHAENFNKKIENDKIDFEIIPNLGRTASSVISVPVSEAVEEINNASPHLEYDIFSFSKDSAKVKLYFSPTLNFANNTNGIRYAISVDDEIPQFKNITSNPNPPDLNYDRVWNKWVAENINIQETKHFIKENGNHTLKVWFVDPGIVLQKIVMDFGGLKESYLGPAESRIYKSN